A single window of Calditrichota bacterium DNA harbors:
- a CDS encoding DUF1670 domain-containing protein: TKRLHSKSVKNAIVNNISHDFNLTPILAEAYFNQIKNYFLEHANFQLASGQMHYLAVDDREPAGKPIALCKKISVRLTVHDVDEDLKTYKDKGLSGLRQHRLLRITKEAIEQGALLSFEDVAFILTTSVITIKRDMAYLRRSGLTIPSRGWRHDMGRGSTHKTQILDLYFDGFQFSEIENRTHHSETAVKRYIQDFSKIILLYSKNFSVDQIRITTGFSNRLIGEYIKLYKKYQQQNNQRLEAIFNPKKNSGR; this comes from the coding sequence TTACCAAAAGGCTTCATTCCAAGTCTGTTAAAAACGCTATTGTTAATAATATTTCTCATGATTTCAACCTTACACCGATACTGGCTGAAGCTTACTTTAACCAGATTAAAAACTATTTCTTAGAACATGCCAACTTCCAACTTGCTTCCGGACAGATGCATTACCTGGCCGTTGATGACCGGGAACCGGCAGGTAAACCTATCGCCCTGTGTAAAAAAATATCTGTCCGGCTTACTGTGCACGATGTCGATGAAGACCTAAAAACCTATAAAGACAAGGGGCTTTCCGGATTGCGACAACACCGGCTGTTACGTATTACCAAAGAAGCAATCGAGCAAGGTGCATTGCTCTCCTTTGAAGATGTGGCCTTTATCCTGACCACCAGCGTCATTACCATTAAACGCGATATGGCTTATCTCAGGCGATCCGGGCTTACTATCCCATCACGCGGATGGCGGCATGATATGGGACGCGGCTCTACCCATAAAACCCAAATCCTCGATTTGTACTTTGACGGCTTCCAGTTCTCTGAAATCGAAAACCGCACACACCATTCTGAAACCGCCGTTAAACGTTATATTCAGGACTTCTCGAAAATTATCCTGCTTTATTCTAAAAACTTTTCCGTTGACCAGATACGCATTACCACTGGCTTTTCAAACCGGCTGATTGGCGAGTATATCAAGCTTTATAAAAAATACCAGCAACAAAACAACCAGCGCCTTGAGGCCATCTTTAACCCTAAAAAAAACAGCGGGAGGTAA